The Phoenix dactylifera cultivar Barhee BC4 chromosome 9, palm_55x_up_171113_PBpolish2nd_filt_p, whole genome shotgun sequence genome window below encodes:
- the LOC103701201 gene encoding two-component response regulator ARR10 isoform X1, which translates to MGREKEKKVVEICEDEEKSEKSTERSVGSCRSPSRKKPAPALDLNEDVVAEGSEEGEMEGGGDEEDDGGSTTEVAGGGSSSNNSSTNNCSDKDKENSGAAGGSGERVPAVRQYIRSKMPRLRWTPDLHLSFIRAVERLGGQERATPKLVLQMMNVRGLSIAHVKSHLQMYRSKKLDDTGREKSAISSVISPMDMHLRGGGRLHEMFYQRTGAHQSFRMESGGFFPSRGIHDDDRLYGLLHRLQPQQLSDLRSCNFGRHQEWAFNQQVLARASSMKNHSPAKGLIHDMIFGKDGKPSTSHRFDERDTITGNGNTRPSHEYLEERTWLPREMVGNQRLECNGLGSFSLISSSSSPLSKAVTTNPISTDSSLGWKGSSNYYYNNNKKTQPNSHDPVVINDSLEPRFENQFQLALQKHRVGKPMTKFEEMFAKRETHDAEVKRMRMTMESDWTPNLQLSLRPNFANDEGTSKKGIEADEQVDSMLSLSLSSPISMQQEETAKPGILFLQKISSNKAARGLSTLDLTMSIKALE; encoded by the exons atggggagagagaaggagaagaaggtggTGGAGATCTgtgaagatgaggagaagagcGAGAAGAGTACTGAGAGAAGCGTGGGGAGCTGCCGGTCTCCAAGCCGGAAGAAGCCAGCACCAGCCCTGGACCTCAACGAGGATGTGGTGGCCGAGGGGAGCGAGGAGGGGGAGATGGAGGGAGGtggtgatgaggaggatgatggggGGAGCACGACGGAGGTCGCGGGAGGAGGGAGCTCCAGCAACAACAGCAGTACTAACAATTGCAGCGACAAGGATAAGGAGAATAGTGGTGCAGCCGGAGGGAGCGGCGAGCGAGTGCCCGCCGTGAGGCAGTATATCCGCTCCAAAATGCCAAGGCTTCGGTGGACACCTGATCTCCACCTATCCTTCATCCGCGCCGTGGAGCGGCTCGGCGGGCAAGAGA GAGCAACTCCAAAGTTGGTTCTTCAGATGATGAATGTGAGGGGACTCAGTATTGCCCATGTAAAGAGCCACTTgcag ATGTACCGAAGCAAGAAGCTAGATGATACTGGGCGAGAAAAGTCAGCCATCTCTTCAG TAATTTCACCGATGGACATGCATCTGAGAGGAGGAGGTCGCCTTCATGAGATGTTCTACCAAAGAACTGGTGCACACCAGTCCTTTAGAATGGAGAGTGGAGGCTTCTTCCCATCCAGGGGCATCCATGACGATGACCGGCTTTACGGCCTTCTTCATCGCCTGCAGCCCCAACAGTTGTCTGATCTCAGGAGCTGCAACTTTGG AAGGCATCAAGAATGGGCTTTCAACCAGCAAGTGTTAGCGAGAGCTAGCTCCATGAAGAATCACAGTCCAGCAAAGGGTTTGATACATGATATGATCTTTGGGAAGGATGGGAAGCCGTCCACATCTCATCGGTTTGACGAGAGGGACACCATTACTGGAAACGGGAACACGAGACCCTCACACGAATACCTTGAGGAAAGAACGTGGCTTCCTCGGGAAATGGTGGGTAACCAAAGACTCGAATGCAATGGGCTCGGAAGCTTTAGCTTGATCAGTAGCAGCTCAAGTCCCCTTTCCAAGGCTGTAACTACGAACCCAATCTCCACTGATTCTTCTTTGGGATGGAAGGGGAGCAGCAATTACTACTATAACAACAACAAGAAGACCCAGCCTAACTCTCATGATCCAGTTGTCATCAATGACAGCCTCGAGCCTCGATTTGAAAACCAATTCCAACTTGCG CTGCAGAAGCATCGGGTGGGTAAGCCCATGACCAAATTTGAAGAGATGTTCGCAAAGAGAGAGACCCATGACGCAGAGGTGAAGAGGATGAGAATGACGATGGAGAGCGATTGGACTCCCAACTTGCAGTTAAGCTTGAGACCAAATTTTGCAAATGATGAGGGTACTAGCAAGAAGGGCATCGAAGCTGACGAGCAAGTCGATAGCATGCTCTCACTTTCACTTTCTTCCCCTATTTCCATGCAACAAGAAGAAACCGCCAAGCCTGGAATCCTGTTCCTACAAAAAATTAGCAGCAACAAGGCCGCTCGGGGGCTGAGTACTTTAGATCTGACCATGTCGATTAAGGCATTGGAGTGA
- the LOC103701201 gene encoding uncharacterized protein LOC103701201 isoform X2: protein MGREKEKKVVEICEDEEKSEKSTERSVGSCRSPSRKKPAPALDLNEDVVAEGSEEGEMEGGGDEEDDGGSTTEVAGGGSSSNNSSTNNCSDKDKENSGAAGGSGERVPAVRQYIRSKMPRLRWTPDLHLSFIRAVERLGGQERATPKLVLQMMNVRGLSIAHVKSHLQMYRSKKLDDTGREKSAISSVISPMDMHLRGGGRLHEMFYQRTGAHQSFRMESGGFFPSRGIHDDDRLYGLLHRLQPQQLSDLRSCNFGHQEWAFNQQVLARASSMKNHSPAKGLIHDMIFGKDGKPSTSHRFDERDTITGNGNTRPSHEYLEERTWLPREMVGNQRLECNGLGSFSLISSSSSPLSKAVTTNPISTDSSLGWKGSSNYYYNNNKKTQPNSHDPVVINDSLEPRFENQFQLALQKHRVGKPMTKFEEMFAKRETHDAEVKRMRMTMESDWTPNLQLSLRPNFANDEGTSKKGIEADEQVDSMLSLSLSSPISMQQEETAKPGILFLQKISSNKAARGLSTLDLTMSIKALE from the exons atggggagagagaaggagaagaaggtggTGGAGATCTgtgaagatgaggagaagagcGAGAAGAGTACTGAGAGAAGCGTGGGGAGCTGCCGGTCTCCAAGCCGGAAGAAGCCAGCACCAGCCCTGGACCTCAACGAGGATGTGGTGGCCGAGGGGAGCGAGGAGGGGGAGATGGAGGGAGGtggtgatgaggaggatgatggggGGAGCACGACGGAGGTCGCGGGAGGAGGGAGCTCCAGCAACAACAGCAGTACTAACAATTGCAGCGACAAGGATAAGGAGAATAGTGGTGCAGCCGGAGGGAGCGGCGAGCGAGTGCCCGCCGTGAGGCAGTATATCCGCTCCAAAATGCCAAGGCTTCGGTGGACACCTGATCTCCACCTATCCTTCATCCGCGCCGTGGAGCGGCTCGGCGGGCAAGAGA GAGCAACTCCAAAGTTGGTTCTTCAGATGATGAATGTGAGGGGACTCAGTATTGCCCATGTAAAGAGCCACTTgcag ATGTACCGAAGCAAGAAGCTAGATGATACTGGGCGAGAAAAGTCAGCCATCTCTTCAG TAATTTCACCGATGGACATGCATCTGAGAGGAGGAGGTCGCCTTCATGAGATGTTCTACCAAAGAACTGGTGCACACCAGTCCTTTAGAATGGAGAGTGGAGGCTTCTTCCCATCCAGGGGCATCCATGACGATGACCGGCTTTACGGCCTTCTTCATCGCCTGCAGCCCCAACAGTTGTCTGATCTCAGGAGCTGCAACTTTGG GCATCAAGAATGGGCTTTCAACCAGCAAGTGTTAGCGAGAGCTAGCTCCATGAAGAATCACAGTCCAGCAAAGGGTTTGATACATGATATGATCTTTGGGAAGGATGGGAAGCCGTCCACATCTCATCGGTTTGACGAGAGGGACACCATTACTGGAAACGGGAACACGAGACCCTCACACGAATACCTTGAGGAAAGAACGTGGCTTCCTCGGGAAATGGTGGGTAACCAAAGACTCGAATGCAATGGGCTCGGAAGCTTTAGCTTGATCAGTAGCAGCTCAAGTCCCCTTTCCAAGGCTGTAACTACGAACCCAATCTCCACTGATTCTTCTTTGGGATGGAAGGGGAGCAGCAATTACTACTATAACAACAACAAGAAGACCCAGCCTAACTCTCATGATCCAGTTGTCATCAATGACAGCCTCGAGCCTCGATTTGAAAACCAATTCCAACTTGCG CTGCAGAAGCATCGGGTGGGTAAGCCCATGACCAAATTTGAAGAGATGTTCGCAAAGAGAGAGACCCATGACGCAGAGGTGAAGAGGATGAGAATGACGATGGAGAGCGATTGGACTCCCAACTTGCAGTTAAGCTTGAGACCAAATTTTGCAAATGATGAGGGTACTAGCAAGAAGGGCATCGAAGCTGACGAGCAAGTCGATAGCATGCTCTCACTTTCACTTTCTTCCCCTATTTCCATGCAACAAGAAGAAACCGCCAAGCCTGGAATCCTGTTCCTACAAAAAATTAGCAGCAACAAGGCCGCTCGGGGGCTGAGTACTTTAGATCTGACCATGTCGATTAAGGCATTGGAGTGA